In the Dethiosulfovibrio russensis genome, TATCTCGGCTAAAGGGTATTACAGGGTAGAGGATCCTGTATCTCTGAGAGTCAAGGTCGACCTTCAGGGAGAGTTGACGTTGAAGGAAGGGCGGGAGATATGGATAGACCGCTACATGTTCAAGATAAACAACGATGATCAGTCGTCTGTGGTGGAAAAAGCCCTGAAAGACGTCCAGCCTATAGTGGATATGGAGGACTTCGTCTTTCCGGTCCATCTGAAGACCCTGGATCTGAGGAAGGGACGGATGCGTCTCGCCACCAGAGTGATCCCCGCTCCATTCGATGGGATTTCTCTTTCCTACAAAGCGAGGTAGCTCAAGCGTGAAGATTATTGGTTTTTGTAATCTCAAGGGTGGTGTCGGTAAGACGACTTTGTGTCAGAACCTGGCTGCAGCAGTGTCCTCCATAGGCTATAGAGTTGCGGCTATAGATCTGGATCCTCAAAGTAATCTATCAGCGGGGTGGGGTATTGAGGTTCAGGAGGGAGCTCCTTACGTATACGATTATCTTATAGGTGAGGCGTCTATCTCTGATCTGGCGGTTCGAAGAGAGGGGGTCGACGTAGTTCCCAGTAGCCTGGACCTTGCCGTTGCCGAGTTGCAGCTGGAGCGGGAGCCCGGCAGGGATACTCTTTTGAAGTCCGCTTTGGACAGCGACGAGGTGCGTGAATACGACTATATATTCTGCGATAGCCCGCCGCAGCTAGGTTTATTTACCAGGAACGTTTTGGCTGCTGCGGACGAGATCATGGTCCCCCTGGAGAGCGAGTTCTATAGCCTGGCGGGAGTCCGCCTGCTCGATTCCACGGTTAAGTTATTTCAAAAGAGGCTCAACCGGAATCTTTCCGTCGGTGGTGTGGTTCTGACTAGACATAATCCCAAGGTGATAATGAACAGAGAGGTTCATAGAGAAGTCTCCTCTTACTTTGGGGGGTCGCTCTACCGTAGATATATAAGGCAGAATATCAGCGTGGTAGAGGCAAGCGGAGCGGGTATGTCAGTCCTGAGCTATGATGCTGGTTGTAACGGTGCCAGGGATTACCGTCTTCTGGCGAAAGAGTTCATGGAGAGGCAGGGGAACAATGGGCAGGAAACGACCTAGTCTACGTAATTACCTCACAGAAGGCGATGACGCCAGAGATCTCGATATCCTCGACGTTCCTCCTCCCGTCGAGTTGCCATCGGAGGATATGACGGAAACTTTGCTTGAATCATGTCCTTCTGAGTCGTTGTCCTCAAGCGAATGGGCGGTGGCGGTGAGATGTGTTCTTTTAAAATTTGAGGAAAGAGAGCCTACCGTGGATCTGTTGACCGGACTGTTCCGATCCGACGATAGGAAATCGGTCCTCTCGTCGGTCGAGGCTCTTATCGATCGGAATGTATTTTCCTTAGAGGACGGGGTTTTGACCGTTACGGATCCATCTTTATGGCTTGCTTGCGATAGTGGGGAGTCCAATGAGATCCCAGAAGAGGACGATCGGATCGATGTAGATCCTATGAACATGCTCAAAGAGGAGGATCGGTCTCTTTGGGCTCCGATGTTGAGGTCCTTAGAACCATTGCCTCTGGTTCTTTCGGAGATGAAAAAACGATTCGACGAGGCCGATCCGGTGGTGACCCAGTTTTTCGTCCTGAGGAAAGTCGAGGAGAGGCTGGTTCCCGTCACCAGGGCAAGTCAGATAAGACCTCCGATTAAAGCTATGTTGATCTGGTCGGAGGGAGAGGGAGCCGATTTTTACCTTGACTTTTGATGCTTGACAAAAGGGCAAAAATCCCGTAACTTGTGCAGGATGCATCAGGCTGCTGGACAATGCCGTCACGCAATCCATCTATAAGGAGAGCTCGGTATGTCAAAGAACACGAACAGAAAAACCGCCCCTAAGGGCAAGATGGTACGCCGTTTCGGCGTCAACGTTTTCGGTAACACCAAGTACGACAGGCTTTTGGCCAAGAAGAGCGGTGCGAACAAAAAGAACAGACGTCCTGCAAAGCAGTCGATCTACGGTCAGCAGTTGCTTGAGAAGCAGAAGATTCGTTTCGCATACGGCGTCAGCGAGAAGCAGCTCCGTGCGGCCTACGCCAAGGCCAAGAATCAGGGCGGTGTCGCTGGTCACAATATGTTGATACTTCTCGAGTCCCGTCTCGATAACGTGGTCTACCGTTTGGGACTTTGCTCTACTAGGCCCCAGGCCAGACAGCTTGTTCGTCACGGTCACTTCACCCTCAACGACAGGAAGGTCGACATTCCCAGTGCTTTGGTCAAGCCCGGCGACGTGATCGCTGTGACCGAGAAGAGCAGGGAGATGAAGGTGCTTCGGGAGAACGCCGAGGTGGCATCTGCCGTTTCCAAGCCAGGCTGGCTGTCTCTAAACGGGATGTCCGGTAAGGTGGAGCGTCTGCCCGAGCGTCAGGAGATACCTACCATCGCCGACGAGCAGATCGTCGTCGAGTACTACTCCAGGTAGTCTTTTCGTACGGTAAAAGCCCGTCCAGAAGGACGGGCTTTTTTCGTAAGCTTTTATGGAGGGTTCTGGTCCTTCTTCGCAATACAGTTTGGGAGGGGAGAGTAAATGACTGAGCGAGAGCTTTTAGAGGCCCTCAGGGCTGTGAAATCCGGCGATATGACCCCGGAGAGTTTTGTGGAACAGGTAAAGTTGGAGCCTTTTCAGGATCTGGGCGAGGTCAAGCTGGACCATCACAGGGCTCTAAGGAGAGGGGTTCCGGAGATAATATACTGTCCCGGTAAGAGCGATGAGCAGCTGAGGGCCATAGCGACGGCTTTAGACGGTAGAAAGGGAACTTTTATCTTTTCCAGGATAAGCGCTTTTCAAGTTGATCTCATAAGATCACTTTTTCCTGAAGTAGTCCATCACGAGAGGGCCAGGATCGCAGCGATAGTCGATGGAGATGAAAAGAGGGGGCTTTACTCGGGCGTCACAGTGGTGGCTGCCGGTAGCAGCGATGTTCCGGTAGCGGAGGAGGCTGCGGTTACCGCCGAATACCTTGGCTGTGAGGTGCGTCGTATTTTCGATGTCGGAGTTGCGGGGATACATCGTCTGCTGTCCTACGCGGATGTTCTGATGTCGTCCAAGGTTATAGTCGCGGTAGCTGGGATGGAAGGGGCTCTCCCCGGAGTGGTCGCCGGGTTGGTCGGATGTCCGGTAATAGCGGTTCCTACAAGTATCGGATATGGGGCCAACTTCGGGGGGCTTTCCGCTCTCCTGACCATGATAAACACCTGTGCCACAGGTGTTACGGTCGTGAATATAGATAACGGTCTGGGGGCGGGGTACACCGCAGGCACTATCGCCAGGCAGTCCAGATGAGACGAGGAGACGAGTCCTTACTTAGGGAGTTCTTCCCCCCCGAGGTAGCCGACAGGCTTTTAAAGCTGTCCTCCGTTTTGGTCTCCTTCTCTGGAGGGGTGGACAGCTCGGCCATACTGGCTTTGCTGGCCGGCATCATGCCTGAAAGAACGGTTCACTCCGTTCTTTTCGATTCCTTTTTACATCCTGAGAGGGAGAGAAGGAGAGCCGTTTCCATGTGTCGAGATCTTGGGGTCGATCTTAGAATAACCCCGGGACCCGAGTTGTCGGACGACCGTGTTATGGGAAACCTCGAGGGACGTTGTGCTTTCTGCAAGGAACTTCGGATACGCGAGATCCTCCGATTGAAGAAGGAGATGGGAATAAACGCAATAGTAGACGGTACGAATCACGATGATCTTCAGGATCCTACTAGGTTGGGAAACTCCGTCCTGAATAGATATCCCGTCTTCAGCCCTCTTGCCGAGGCGGGGCTTTCAAAGCGGAGAGTCAGGGAGTTGGCGAAGGCTCTGGATATTCCATGGTGGAACGAAACCGCCACTGCCTGTATGGCGACTAGGTTCCCTCTTGGCACTGCCTTAAGAGCTGATGAAGCCAAACGGGCGTTCGATGCGGAGGAGTGTTTAAAAGAGCTGGGGCTTGAGGTCAGGGTGAGGGTTTGGAATGACTCCATATGTCTGGAGTTGTCTCCATATAGAGACGAGACGATGGTAGCCTTCAGGGAGCCGATAGTCAAAGGTCTCAAGAGTCTAGGATTCCGCAGGATAATGATCGATCTCGAGGGCTACAGTACCGGTCGTACATGGCCTTAGGTGTATAATATCGACGTGATATCAGTTATTTTCGAACGAGGAAAGGGGAGATCGCTGGTGCATAAGTTGGTTTTGCTTCGTCACGGCGAGAGCGTATGGAACAAGGAAAATCGCTTTACCGGTTGGACCGACGTCCCTCTGTCGGAGGATGGCGTGAAGGAAGCTCATCGGGCTGGAAGGCTTTTGACTGGAGAGGGCTATTCCTTCGATTCGGCCTATACATCGACGTTGAAAAGGGCCATAAAGACCCTGTGGATAGTGATGGAAGAGATGGATTTGATGTGGCTTCCCGTCTACAGGTCGTGGAGATTAAACGAGAGGCACTACGGAGCGCTTCAGGGATATAACAAGGCGGAGATGGCGGCGGAGAGAGGTGAGGCCCAGGTTAAGCTGTGGCGAAGGAGCTACGATGTTCCACCTCCTCCTCTTCAGGATGACGATCCCAGATACCCCGGTAAAGACCCAAAATACTCTGGTCTGTCCAAGGACGATATCCCTCGTTCCGAGTGTCTTAAGGATACGGTCGATCGCTTTCTTCCCTACTGGAACGAGGTGATCGCTCCGGCTATAAGATCGGGAGAGAAGGTCCTCGTAGTCGCACATGGCAACAGTCTTAGGGCCCTTGTCAAATATCTGGATCGTATTCCCGACGATGAGATCCCGGGGGTGAACATTCCGACGGGGATACCTCTGGTTTACGAGTTGGACGAGGAACTTAAACCTCAGAACCATTATTATCTGGGGGATGCTGACTCTGTCCTCAAAGCTCAACAGGCCGTGGCGAATCAGGGGAAAGCGAAATAGAGATTATGAGACTCCGTCTCGGAAAAAGCAGTCCAATCCTTTTGGTAATCTGT is a window encoding:
- a CDS encoding ParA family protein is translated as MKIIGFCNLKGGVGKTTLCQNLAAAVSSIGYRVAAIDLDPQSNLSAGWGIEVQEGAPYVYDYLIGEASISDLAVRREGVDVVPSSLDLAVAELQLEREPGRDTLLKSALDSDEVREYDYIFCDSPPQLGLFTRNVLAAADEIMVPLESEFYSLAGVRLLDSTVKLFQKRLNRNLSVGGVVLTRHNPKVIMNREVHREVSSYFGGSLYRRYIRQNISVVEASGAGMSVLSYDAGCNGARDYRLLAKEFMERQGNNGQETT
- the rpsD gene encoding 30S ribosomal protein S4, coding for MSKNTNRKTAPKGKMVRRFGVNVFGNTKYDRLLAKKSGANKKNRRPAKQSIYGQQLLEKQKIRFAYGVSEKQLRAAYAKAKNQGGVAGHNMLILLESRLDNVVYRLGLCSTRPQARQLVRHGHFTLNDRKVDIPSALVKPGDVIAVTEKSREMKVLRENAEVASAVSKPGWLSLNGMSGKVERLPERQEIPTIADEQIVVEYYSR
- the larB gene encoding nickel pincer cofactor biosynthesis protein LarB, which codes for MTERELLEALRAVKSGDMTPESFVEQVKLEPFQDLGEVKLDHHRALRRGVPEIIYCPGKSDEQLRAIATALDGRKGTFIFSRISAFQVDLIRSLFPEVVHHERARIAAIVDGDEKRGLYSGVTVVAAGSSDVPVAEEAAVTAEYLGCEVRRIFDVGVAGIHRLLSYADVLMSSKVIVAVAGMEGALPGVVAGLVGCPVIAVPTSIGYGANFGGLSALLTMINTCATGVTVVNIDNGLGAGYTAGTIARQSR
- a CDS encoding asparagine synthase-related protein; translated protein: MRRGDESLLREFFPPEVADRLLKLSSVLVSFSGGVDSSAILALLAGIMPERTVHSVLFDSFLHPERERRRAVSMCRDLGVDLRITPGPELSDDRVMGNLEGRCAFCKELRIREILRLKKEMGINAIVDGTNHDDLQDPTRLGNSVLNRYPVFSPLAEAGLSKRRVRELAKALDIPWWNETATACMATRFPLGTALRADEAKRAFDAEECLKELGLEVRVRVWNDSICLELSPYRDETMVAFREPIVKGLKSLGFRRIMIDLEGYSTGRTWP
- the gpmA gene encoding 2,3-diphosphoglycerate-dependent phosphoglycerate mutase gives rise to the protein MHKLVLLRHGESVWNKENRFTGWTDVPLSEDGVKEAHRAGRLLTGEGYSFDSAYTSTLKRAIKTLWIVMEEMDLMWLPVYRSWRLNERHYGALQGYNKAEMAAERGEAQVKLWRRSYDVPPPPLQDDDPRYPGKDPKYSGLSKDDIPRSECLKDTVDRFLPYWNEVIAPAIRSGEKVLVVAHGNSLRALVKYLDRIPDDEIPGVNIPTGIPLVYELDEELKPQNHYYLGDADSVLKAQQAVANQGKAK